From Salvelinus sp. IW2-2015 linkage group LG2, ASM291031v2, whole genome shotgun sequence, one genomic window encodes:
- the maip1 gene encoding m-AAA protease-interacting protein 1, mitochondrial codes for MALPMLRGCYCSRTPSVLIRFLKPDHVVQPQSNKTTRLAPTLSVGVVSTVRPYSSDRGGGKQNQKVVVVGIPNPFIWFRTRIYYFLIRVYFDKEFKIEEFTEGSKQAFSHVSRLLSGSQFESLEGLVAKDLIAKLEEKCALLPPSHLQALSADPEDLMYTTPGDVGIYYDDDGRKFVSILMRYWYLTSARLPEESLEGTRIFQVAIGGEGEPETKRLLTANYEFQREFTKGVPPDWTITRIEHSKLLD; via the exons ATGGCGCTGCCCATGTTAAGAGGTTGCTACTGTAGCAGGACGCCTTCAGTACTGATTCGTTTCTTGAAACCTGATCACGTTGTGCAGCCCCAGTCCAACAAGACTACTCGCCTGGCTCCAACTTTGTCCGTTGGTGTCGTGTCCACAGTCCGACCTTACAGCTCTGATCGAGGTGGAGGTAAACAAAACCAGAAGGTGGTTGTGGTTGGCATCCCCAACCCTTTCATATGGTTTCGAACCCGAATATACTATTTTTTGATTCGGGTTTATTTTGACAAGGAATTCAAAATCGAAGAATTCACAGAGGGATCGAAGCAG GCATTCTCCCATGTTTCAAGACTGTTGTCAGGGAGTCAATTTGAGTCTCTTGAAGGTCTGGTTGCTAAAGAT CTGATTGCAAAACTGGAAGAGAAATGTGCTCTGCTCCCTCCCAGCCACCTGCAAGCGCTTTCTGCAGATCCGGAAGACTTGATGTACACAACACCAGGGGATGTTGGCATctattatgatgatgatg GGCGGAAGTTTGTCAGTATTCTGATGCGGTACTGGTATCTAACAAGTGCCCGGTTGCCTGAGGAATCATTGGAGGGAACACGCATCTTTCAGGTGGCCATAGGTGGTGAGGGTGAGCCGGAGACTAAGAGACTGCTCACAGCGAACTATGA ATTCCAAAGGGAGTTTACTAAGGGGGTGCCGCCGGACTGGACCATCACCAGGATAGAGCACTCCAAGCTGCTGGATTAA